The Haloplanus sp. CK5-1 genome contains a region encoding:
- a CDS encoding NAD(P)/FAD-dependent oxidoreductase encodes MTQSYVIIGDGIAGSSAAETLRDEAPDADITVITDEGEALYNRILIKEFAKGKLPEMPVSIHEPEWYEERDIDLRLDTLVTDIDTDAHRLRTHEDETIEYDKLLVATGGTPTQLPVENSDAEGIHHFWTFQDARSIREHAEAAETGLVVGAGLLGIDLAAICGEQDVDAHYLMRGDCWWRYALSTEGAEILHDAMRDRGVEPVFQSGVDRFETDDGHVTAAVDPDGDRYEGDFVGIAIGLNYNTEILQGTDVDVDDGILVDEYMRTNVDDVFAAGDITRYHDTILGERAQNGSWDSAKAQGTVAAKNMLDPESEAFRFVSSYSITHFDFPFLSFGHPTIGDDECERKYSETEWRRLAFKDGKIVGGVLIGDLSPQSAYKKLMKEERVVADQKEALLQQSVDLDDLAPAQEQ; translated from the coding sequence ATGACCCAGTCGTATGTGATAATCGGCGACGGGATCGCCGGCAGTTCCGCCGCCGAAACGTTGCGCGACGAGGCTCCCGACGCCGACATCACCGTCATCACCGACGAGGGTGAAGCCCTCTACAACCGCATCCTCATCAAGGAGTTCGCCAAGGGGAAACTCCCCGAGATGCCCGTCTCGATCCACGAACCCGAGTGGTACGAAGAGCGGGACATCGACCTCCGACTCGACACGCTGGTCACGGACATCGACACCGACGCCCACCGACTCCGAACCCACGAAGACGAGACTATCGAGTACGACAAACTCCTCGTCGCCACGGGCGGGACGCCGACCCAACTGCCGGTCGAGAACAGCGACGCCGAGGGCATCCACCACTTCTGGACGTTCCAGGACGCCCGATCGATCCGCGAACACGCCGAGGCGGCGGAGACGGGCCTCGTCGTCGGGGCTGGGTTGCTGGGAATCGATCTCGCGGCCATCTGTGGCGAACAGGACGTCGACGCCCACTACCTCATGCGTGGCGACTGTTGGTGGCGCTACGCGCTCTCCACGGAGGGTGCGGAGATCCTCCACGACGCGATGCGCGACCGCGGCGTCGAACCCGTCTTTCAGAGCGGCGTCGACCGTTTCGAGACCGACGACGGCCACGTCACGGCGGCGGTCGACCCCGACGGCGACCGCTACGAGGGTGACTTCGTCGGCATCGCCATCGGTCTGAACTACAACACGGAGATCCTGCAGGGGACCGACGTCGATGTCGACGACGGGATCCTTGTCGACGAGTACATGCGGACGAACGTCGACGACGTCTTCGCCGCCGGCGACATCACGCGGTACCACGACACGATCCTCGGGGAGCGCGCCCAGAACGGCTCGTGGGACAGCGCCAAGGCACAGGGGACGGTCGCCGCGAAGAACATGCTCGACCCCGAGTCCGAGGCGTTCCGGTTCGTCTCGTCGTACTCGATCACGCACTTCGACTTCCCGTTCCTCTCCTTTGGCCACCCGACAATCGGGGACGACGAGTGCGAGCGCAAGTACTCCGAGACGGAGTGGCGGCGGCTGGCGTTCAAGGACGGCAAGATCGTCGGCGGCGTCCTGATCGGCGATCTCTCGCCCCAGAGCGCCTACAAGAAACTGATGAAAGAGGAGCGCGTCGTCGCCGACCAGAAGGAGGCCCTCCTCCAGCAGTCGGTCGACCTCGACGACCTCGCGCCCGCCCAAGAACAGTAA
- a CDS encoding NAD(P)/FAD-dependent oxidoreductase: MIHVVGGGIAGLAAAYRLQRHGHEVTVLEAGDDLGGLAATYETAGDDIEQFYHHLSKSEETIVEVAEELGLGDHVEWLIGKNAYYVDGIVHPLDTLPQIAAYPHLSLYDTFRLGLLTLEIDVRGGRPRFDTYDDLTDFEDVPIKEFLLEHTTRGVYENFFEPLLDAKFGDRKVDVSAAWLLGRIKFRGERDLLRGEILGYFDGGFATLIDALVDAVDRENVRTGARATDLDVRGEAVESITVETDAGVETRSTDGVVVATMPNVLEELTGYTCDIDFQGAVCAVVTMDEQLTETYWLNVADDAPFGALIEHTNFVPPERYGGDNLLYVASYVQDPSEAVWRMDDTELRESWLGGIAEMFPAFDPADVSEFRVARNPRAAPVYERGYLEMVVPYDLSEVAEGVYYAGMASRAQYPERSLNGGIVAGFECADLIAED; encoded by the coding sequence ATGATCCACGTCGTCGGCGGCGGCATCGCCGGACTGGCCGCCGCCTACCGACTCCAGAGGCACGGCCACGAGGTGACGGTGCTGGAGGCGGGCGACGACCTCGGCGGCCTCGCGGCGACCTACGAGACGGCGGGCGACGATATCGAGCAGTTCTACCACCACCTCTCGAAGTCCGAGGAGACCATCGTCGAGGTGGCCGAGGAGTTGGGGCTGGGCGACCACGTGGAGTGGCTGATCGGCAAGAACGCCTACTACGTCGACGGGATCGTCCACCCCCTCGACACCCTGCCACAGATCGCTGCCTACCCGCATCTGAGCCTCTACGACACGTTCCGGCTCGGCCTCCTCACGCTGGAGATCGACGTCCGGGGTGGCCGCCCCCGCTTCGACACCTACGACGACCTGACCGACTTCGAGGACGTCCCGATCAAGGAGTTCCTCCTCGAACACACGACCCGGGGCGTCTACGAGAACTTCTTCGAACCCTTGCTGGACGCCAAGTTCGGTGACCGGAAGGTGGACGTGAGCGCGGCGTGGCTGCTGGGGCGCATCAAGTTCCGTGGCGAGCGCGACCTCCTGCGGGGCGAGATCCTCGGCTACTTCGACGGCGGGTTCGCGACCCTGATCGACGCCCTCGTCGACGCGGTGGACCGGGAGAACGTCCGGACGGGCGCTCGCGCGACCGACCTCGACGTGCGGGGGGAGGCGGTCGAGTCGATCACCGTCGAGACCGACGCGGGCGTCGAGACGCGCTCGACCGACGGCGTCGTCGTCGCGACGATGCCGAACGTCTTAGAGGAGCTGACAGGGTACACCTGCGACATCGACTTCCAGGGAGCGGTGTGTGCCGTGGTGACGATGGATGAACAGCTGACGGAGACGTACTGGCTCAACGTCGCCGACGACGCACCTTTCGGCGCGCTGATCGAACACACGAACTTCGTGCCGCCGGAGCGCTACGGCGGGGACAACCTGCTCTACGTCGCGAGTTACGTGCAGGACCCGAGCGAGGCGGTGTGGCGGATGGACGACACGGAGTTGCGGGAGTCGTGGCTGGGAGGGATCGCGGAGATGTTTCCAGCGTTCGACCCCGCCGACGTGAGCGAGTTCCGCGTGGCGCGCAACCCGCGGGCCGCGCCGGTGTACGAGCGGGGATACCTCGAGATGGTGGTGCCGTACGACTTGTCCGAGGTGGCCGAGGGCGTCTACTACGCGGGGATGGCGAGTCGGGCACAGTACCCGGAGCGGAGCCTCAACGGCGGCATCGTCGCGGGGTTCGAGTGTGCGGATCTGATCGCGGAGGATTAA
- a CDS encoding DUF7124 domain-containing protein has protein sequence MDSGGTMTLAFELEALKRLADPNAVFDDARKWTEYVGVLSDRPTYVVTNFTRKRRIRQDFFSGPRGVDESLENVRDQFDTDRHVFVGTTDEDRAAAEAADWEFLSVEEAAEFAEWDLGEPSEEDPFETETRDDWP, from the coding sequence ATGGACAGCGGCGGCACGATGACGCTCGCGTTCGAACTCGAGGCGCTCAAACGACTCGCGGATCCGAACGCGGTGTTCGACGACGCCCGCAAGTGGACCGAGTACGTGGGCGTCCTCAGCGATCGGCCGACGTACGTCGTCACCAACTTCACGCGCAAGCGACGCATCCGCCAGGACTTCTTCTCGGGACCGCGGGGCGTCGACGAGAGCCTCGAGAACGTGCGCGACCAGTTCGACACCGACCGGCACGTCTTCGTCGGTACGACCGACGAGGACCGGGCCGCCGCGGAGGCGGCCGACTGGGAGTTTCTGTCCGTCGAGGAGGCGGCGGAGTTCGCCGAGTGGGACCTCGGCGAACCGAGCGAGGAGGACCCCTTCGAGACCGAGACGCGCGACGACTGGCCCTGA
- a CDS encoding NAD(P) transhydrogenase subunit alpha, which produces MSRERRSTIGSDGDGDGDGGASRSGHRAMIVGVPSETAEGETRVSLIPKVAKKLVDRDIDVCVTSGAGVGSEWSDDAYREAGCTVVDGRDEVFDRADVICQVRGLAANEGEPMDPYREGQVVIGTLGPYDLEEGTWEELGDRRVSAFALEFMPRISRAQSMDVLSSMASVGGYKAALVAAERLPKLFPLEMTAAGTVQPAEVFVIGAGVSGLKAISTAERLGASVRGYDIRLEVKQEVESLGADFVELDLETEGSGDDEGYAVEMGEEFYEQQRKELGRVVPESDVVITTAAIPGAPAPELVSEEMITDMDDGSVIVDLAAADGGNCDPTVADETVTYEGVTVFGPTNLPATVPGTASQLFANNLYNFLDHLLEDGTLDIDTTDEIIDSTLLTHDGTIRRPHEESDEQDAEDEEDGTDEG; this is translated from the coding sequence ATGTCGAGGGAGCGTCGGTCGACGATCGGTAGCGACGGCGACGGCGACGGCGACGGCGGCGCCAGCAGGTCGGGGCACCGAGCCATGATCGTCGGCGTGCCGAGCGAGACGGCCGAGGGCGAAACACGCGTTTCGCTCATCCCCAAGGTGGCGAAGAAACTGGTCGACCGGGACATCGACGTGTGTGTCACGAGCGGTGCGGGCGTCGGGTCCGAGTGGTCGGACGACGCCTACCGCGAGGCGGGGTGTACGGTCGTCGACGGCCGGGACGAGGTGTTCGACCGGGCGGACGTGATCTGTCAGGTCAGGGGGCTGGCGGCCAACGAGGGAGAGCCGATGGACCCCTACCGGGAGGGACAGGTCGTGATCGGCACGCTCGGTCCCTACGACCTCGAGGAGGGGACGTGGGAGGAACTGGGCGACCGCCGGGTCAGCGCCTTCGCTCTGGAGTTCATGCCCCGCATCAGCCGCGCCCAGAGCATGGACGTGCTGTCGTCGATGGCGAGCGTCGGCGGCTACAAGGCGGCGCTGGTGGCGGCCGAGCGACTGCCCAAACTCTTCCCGCTGGAGATGACCGCCGCGGGCACCGTCCAGCCCGCGGAGGTGTTCGTTATCGGCGCGGGGGTCTCGGGGCTGAAGGCCATCTCGACGGCCGAGCGCCTCGGCGCGTCCGTCCGGGGGTACGACATCAGACTGGAGGTGAAACAGGAGGTCGAGAGCCTCGGTGCGGACTTCGTCGAACTCGACTTGGAGACGGAGGGGTCGGGCGACGACGAGGGGTACGCCGTCGAGATGGGCGAGGAGTTCTACGAACAACAGCGCAAGGAACTGGGGCGGGTCGTCCCCGAGTCGGACGTGGTGATCACGACGGCGGCCATCCCCGGCGCACCGGCACCCGAACTCGTCAGCGAGGAGATGATCACCGACATGGACGACGGCTCGGTGATCGTCGACCTCGCGGCGGCCGACGGCGGCAACTGCGATCCGACGGTGGCCGACGAGACGGTCACCTACGAGGGCGTGACGGTGTTCGGCCCGACCAACCTCCCGGCGACGGTGCCGGGGACGGCGAGTCAACTGTTCGCCAACAACCTGTACAACTTTCTCGACCACCTGCTGGAGGACGGCACACTCGATATCGACACGACGGACGAGATCATCGACTCGACGCTACTCACCCACGATGGCACGATACGACGACCCCACGAGGAGAGCGACGAACAGGACGCCGAAGACGAGGAGGACGGGACGGATGAGGGGTGA
- the gatD gene encoding Glu-tRNA(Gln) amidotransferase subunit GatD, translating to MNPGDRVRVERGGVENEGVLMPSTTADHLVVKLPGGYNVGVDRDEAAVELLERDVHDVDGSGEDGDSTIEFDDDLPTVSLISTGGTIASTVDYRTGAVTAQFDAEDVLRAVPDLAGRANYRGRVVANILSENMTPAVWQDLATAVHEEIEAGADGVVVMHGTDTMQYTASALAFMLDTPVPVVFTGSQRSADRPSSDNVMNAVCAVEAAKSDRADVLVCMHASSSDDACALHHATRVRKNHTSRRDAFETVGAEPVGRVDYEREEVTFRRDGPARGETELGLAPDLETGVELVKFTPGMDPAALSYLDDAAGVVIEGTGLGHVATDWIDRIEELVDQGTVVTMTSQCLEGRVCDRVYDTGRDLLEAGVVEAGDTLPETATAKLMWALANRSDPTAAMRESLAGELQARSVPWV from the coding sequence ATGAACCCAGGGGATCGCGTCCGCGTCGAACGCGGCGGCGTCGAGAACGAGGGCGTCCTCATGCCCTCGACCACGGCCGACCACCTCGTCGTGAAGCTACCCGGCGGCTACAACGTCGGCGTCGACCGCGACGAGGCCGCCGTCGAACTGTTGGAACGGGACGTCCACGACGTGGACGGAAGCGGCGAGGACGGCGACTCGACGATCGAGTTCGACGACGACCTCCCAACCGTCTCGCTCATCTCGACGGGGGGGACCATCGCCTCGACCGTCGACTACCGGACCGGCGCGGTGACCGCGCAGTTCGACGCCGAGGACGTCCTGCGTGCGGTGCCGGACCTCGCGGGCCGGGCCAACTACCGCGGCCGGGTCGTCGCCAACATTCTCTCGGAGAACATGACGCCCGCGGTGTGGCAGGACCTCGCGACGGCCGTCCACGAGGAGATAGAGGCCGGCGCCGACGGCGTCGTCGTCATGCACGGCACCGACACGATGCAGTACACGGCGTCGGCGCTCGCGTTCATGCTCGACACCCCCGTTCCGGTGGTGTTCACGGGGAGCCAGCGGTCGGCGGACCGCCCCTCCAGCGACAACGTGATGAACGCGGTGTGTGCGGTGGAGGCGGCCAAGAGCGACCGGGCGGACGTACTCGTCTGCATGCACGCCTCGTCGAGTGACGACGCCTGCGCGCTCCACCACGCCACGCGGGTCCGCAAGAATCACACCTCGCGACGCGACGCCTTCGAGACGGTCGGGGCGGAGCCGGTCGGTCGCGTCGACTACGAACGCGAGGAAGTCACGTTCCGGCGCGACGGGCCGGCACGCGGGGAGACGGAACTCGGCCTCGCACCCGACCTGGAGACGGGCGTCGAACTCGTCAAGTTCACACCGGGGATGGACCCCGCGGCGCTCTCCTATCTCGACGACGCCGCGGGCGTGGTGATCGAGGGGACTGGACTGGGCCACGTGGCCACCGACTGGATCGACCGGATCGAGGAGCTCGTCGACCAGGGGACGGTCGTCACGATGACCAGCCAGTGTCTGGAGGGCCGGGTCTGTGACCGCGTCTACGACACCGGCCGCGACCTGCTGGAGGCGGGCGTCGTCGAGGCGGGCGACACCCTACCGGAGACGGCGACGGCGAAACTGATGTGGGCGCTGGCGAACCGGTCCGATCCGACTGCGGCGATGCGGGAGTCGCTGGCCGGGGAGTTGCAGGCGCGGTCGGTGCCGTGGGTCTGA
- a CDS encoding NAD(P) transhydrogenase subunit alpha codes for MTFVGNLTLFVLSAFVGYEIITKIPTNLHTPLMSGANAISGITLLGSVVVAGSGSTTLATALGFVAVVMATINVVGGYLVSHFMLDQFSQRGK; via the coding sequence GTGACGTTCGTCGGGAACCTGACGCTGTTCGTGCTCTCGGCGTTCGTCGGCTACGAGATCATCACGAAGATCCCGACGAACCTCCACACGCCGTTGATGTCCGGGGCGAACGCCATCTCGGGGATCACGCTCCTCGGGTCGGTCGTCGTCGCGGGGTCGGGATCGACGACCCTCGCGACAGCGCTCGGTTTCGTCGCGGTCGTGATGGCGACGATCAACGTCGTCGGCGGGTATCTCGTGAGTCACTTCATGCTCGACCAGTTCAGCCAGCGGGGGAAGTGA
- a CDS encoding TrmB family transcriptional regulator has protein sequence MASLRDLGLSEYESQTYRTLLDHGPTTAKELSNASGVPMGRIYDVLNGLEGSGLVRSQAASRPKKYVAVEPEAALDRLVEARKRELDQQAERYEAVADDLVGDLDAADAVDEQFWTAAVGPEETVDLLLERLSAADDRIRHVAGVPSTQVDLGVVGKRALEAFEAALDRGVTVSVLIHPALLDTVSDDLSEAYANRLSERDGYESRASTAIDGTFTLVDDVEVCIEVPNPLDPGETLAMIDFKDAAFADDARDVFDRQWADSTPLDPDDA, from the coding sequence ATGGCCTCGCTCCGTGACCTCGGGCTGTCCGAGTACGAGTCCCAGACGTATCGGACGCTCCTCGACCACGGCCCGACAACGGCCAAGGAGTTGTCGAACGCGAGCGGCGTGCCCATGGGACGGATCTACGACGTCCTCAACGGACTGGAGGGCAGCGGCCTCGTCCGGAGTCAGGCGGCGAGTCGCCCGAAGAAGTACGTCGCGGTCGAACCCGAGGCCGCACTGGATCGCCTCGTCGAGGCGCGCAAGCGCGAACTCGACCAGCAGGCCGAGCGCTACGAGGCCGTCGCCGACGACTTGGTCGGTGACCTCGATGCCGCCGACGCCGTCGACGAACAGTTCTGGACGGCCGCCGTCGGCCCCGAGGAGACAGTCGACCTGTTGCTCGAACGCCTCTCCGCCGCCGACGACCGTATCCGGCACGTCGCCGGAGTGCCCTCTACCCAGGTCGACCTCGGCGTGGTCGGTAAGCGGGCCCTCGAAGCGTTCGAGGCGGCGCTGGACCGGGGCGTGACGGTGTCGGTCCTCATCCACCCCGCGCTCCTCGACACCGTCTCCGACGACCTCAGCGAGGCCTACGCGAACCGCCTCTCGGAGCGGGACGGATACGAGTCCCGCGCGTCGACGGCCATCGACGGCACGTTCACGCTCGTCGACGACGTGGAGGTGTGTATCGAGGTGCCGAACCCACTCGATCCCGGCGAGACGCTCGCCATGATCGACTTCAAGGACGCGGCGTTCGCCGACGACGCCCGGGACGTCTTCGACCGGCAGTGGGCCGACTCGACGCCCCTCGATCCCGACGACGCCTGA
- a CDS encoding DUF6149 family protein: protein MKLRQNVRHFAAKQALTMPVVGEKVREKLVDLHVDVFGEKAAEGRRGEREPRLEAFFDRTFDTYVDALDAGFSEAEAREITHIQANFEFYNHGWTEMMEFPADELEAHHDRYGDFFDRHGITIADPLGEYGDTLPDAPATPERLDDPVHPHAEGGFADDVYVDDGDGNVVVGGHDEPADVDVTAAPGVDEDEGEA, encoded by the coding sequence ATGAAACTCCGCCAGAACGTCCGACACTTCGCCGCCAAGCAGGCGCTCACCATGCCCGTCGTCGGTGAGAAGGTCCGCGAGAAACTCGTCGACCTCCACGTCGACGTCTTCGGCGAGAAGGCCGCCGAGGGCCGCCGCGGGGAGCGCGAACCCCGACTGGAGGCCTTTTTCGACCGCACGTTCGACACCTACGTCGACGCTCTCGACGCTGGCTTCTCGGAGGCCGAGGCCCGCGAGATCACCCACATCCAAGCCAACTTCGAGTTCTACAACCACGGCTGGACCGAGATGATGGAGTTCCCCGCCGACGAACTCGAGGCCCACCACGACCGCTACGGCGACTTCTTCGACCGGCACGGCATCACCATCGCGGACCCGCTCGGCGAGTACGGCGACACCCTCCCCGACGCCCCGGCGACCCCCGAACGCCTCGACGACCCCGTCCACCCCCACGCCGAGGGCGGCTTCGCCGACGACGTCTACGTCGACGACGGCGACGGGAACGTCGTCGTCGGCGGGCACGACGAACCTGCGGACGTGGACGTCACCGCCGCTCCCGGCGTCGACGAGGACGAAGGCGAGGCTTAA
- a CDS encoding NAD(P)(+) transhydrogenase (Re/Si-specific) subunit beta, protein MAGVIGGLPDAVLQFAYLIAGVLFIQGLRDMTHPRTATRGNQISALGMFVAVAVTVLWFEILSPLVLAAALLVGGGIGAWLAVTVETTEMPQLVGLFNGFGGGASALVAGAELVDLTATGSGLPVGVTVTAAIAGIIGSVTFWGSLVAAGKLHGLVGDSPVSTNVGHGIKVVTLLTALAGGAALVVQPGIVGGGLADLVPSYWVLVVAASVLGVFLVVPIGGADMPVVIALLNSYSGLAAATTGFVLDNTVLIIAGTLVGASGLILTVIMCESMNRSLVNVLFGGLGSDEESEDMADIYEGSISETSAEEVEMLLDVADRVVIVPGYGMAVAQAQHAVAELAELLEEEGVDVEFGIHPVAGRMPGHMNALLAEADVPYDKMRELEEVNPTFSQTDVVIVTGANDVVNPMANTDDSSPIAGMPVLNVGEARSVIVNKRSLSPGFSGIPNPLFAQDNTSMLFGDAKESMQELVNVYKENR, encoded by the coding sequence ATGGCGGGCGTGATCGGCGGTCTCCCGGACGCGGTGTTGCAGTTCGCGTACCTGATCGCGGGCGTCCTCTTCATTCAGGGGTTGCGCGACATGACACACCCGCGGACGGCGACGCGCGGGAACCAAATTTCGGCGCTGGGGATGTTCGTCGCGGTGGCGGTCACGGTGCTCTGGTTCGAGATCCTCTCGCCGCTGGTGCTCGCGGCCGCCCTCCTCGTCGGCGGGGGGATCGGCGCGTGGCTGGCGGTGACGGTCGAGACGACCGAGATGCCCCAGCTAGTCGGCCTGTTCAACGGCTTCGGCGGCGGTGCCTCCGCGCTCGTCGCGGGGGCGGAGCTGGTCGACCTCACCGCCACCGGGAGCGGTCTCCCGGTCGGCGTGACCGTGACGGCAGCCATCGCCGGCATCATCGGATCGGTGACGTTCTGGGGGAGTCTCGTCGCCGCCGGCAAACTCCACGGGCTGGTCGGCGACTCGCCCGTGAGCACCAACGTCGGTCACGGGATCAAGGTCGTGACGCTCCTGACCGCCCTCGCGGGTGGGGCCGCGCTGGTCGTCCAACCCGGTATCGTCGGCGGGGGGCTGGCCGACCTGGTCCCGTCGTACTGGGTTCTGGTCGTCGCCGCGTCGGTCCTTGGCGTGTTCCTCGTCGTCCCCATCGGCGGGGCGGACATGCCCGTGGTGATCGCGCTCCTGAACTCCTACTCCGGACTGGCCGCCGCGACGACGGGGTTCGTCCTCGACAACACCGTCCTCATCATCGCGGGAACGCTGGTCGGCGCGTCGGGGCTGATCCTGACGGTCATCATGTGCGAGTCGATGAACCGATCGCTGGTCAACGTCCTCTTCGGCGGCCTCGGGAGCGACGAGGAGTCCGAGGACATGGCGGACATCTACGAGGGATCGATCAGCGAAACCTCCGCCGAGGAGGTCGAGATGTTGCTGGACGTGGCCGACCGCGTCGTCATCGTCCCCGGCTACGGGATGGCCGTCGCACAGGCCCAACACGCCGTCGCCGAACTGGCCGAACTGCTGGAGGAAGAGGGCGTCGACGTCGAGTTCGGCATCCACCCGGTCGCCGGTCGGATGCCGGGACACATGAACGCGTTGCTGGCCGAGGCCGACGTCCCCTACGACAAGATGCGGGAACTGGAGGAGGTGAATCCGACGTTCTCCCAGACGGACGTCGTGATCGTCACGGGGGCCAACGACGTGGTCAACCCGATGGCGAACACCGACGACTCCAGCCCCATCGCCGGCATGCCGGTCCTGAACGTCGGCGAGGCTCGCTCCGTGATCGTCAACAAGCGCAGTCTCAGCCCCGGGTTCTCCGGCATCCCCAACCCGCTGTTCGCACAGGACAACACGAGCATGCTCTTCGGCGACGCCAAGGAGTCCATGCAGGAACTGGTGAACGTCTACAAGGAGAACCGCTAA
- a CDS encoding DUF1810 domain-containing protein — protein MSDPHDLQRFVAAQDPVIEQVKSELRSGRKRTHWMWFVFPQVAGLGSSEMARRYAISSRAEAEAYLSHPVLGPRLTECTGIVNGIDGRSATEIFGSPDDLKFRSSMTLFDAVADDPTPFGTALERYYGGDPDEQTLQFLSDS, from the coding sequence GTGTCCGATCCTCACGACTTACAGCGGTTCGTCGCGGCGCAAGATCCCGTGATCGAACAGGTGAAGTCGGAACTGCGGTCGGGGCGCAAGCGAACCCACTGGATGTGGTTCGTCTTCCCACAGGTCGCCGGCCTCGGCAGCAGCGAGATGGCCCGGCGGTACGCGATATCGTCGCGGGCCGAAGCGGAGGCGTACCTGTCGCACCCGGTGCTTGGGCCGCGGCTGACGGAGTGTACGGGGATCGTGAACGGGATCGACGGGCGCTCGGCGACCGAGATATTCGGCTCGCCAGACGACCTGAAGTTTCGATCGTCCATGACGCTCTTCGACGCCGTCGCGGACGACCCGACTCCGTTCGGAACGGCGCTGGAGCGATACTACGGGGGTGATCCCGACGAGCAGACGTTACAGTTCCTCTCCGACTCCTGA
- the mptA gene encoding GTP cyclohydrolase MptA yields MSHQLPDVQASQPDVTVGLSQVGVTGVEKLVKLDRNGQRPIVLMAEFEVFVDLPSGRKGIDMSRNMQVIDETLEAAVSEPSYRVEEVCGDVAERLLEKHEYTSTAEVRMEADYVTREQTPASGLDTQNTATIIAGAVATEEGTREEIGARVTGMTVCPCSQGMSESRARETLASLGVDDETTEAFLDEVPQPGHSQRGHATLTITSEGSPDVDLRDVIDVARDAMSARIYNLAKRPDEDHMTYHAHANAKFVEDCVRSLAESVVEEFDHLADDTVIHMKQSNDESIHQHNAHAERELSLEALREEVGFEG; encoded by the coding sequence ATGAGTCACCAGTTGCCTGACGTACAGGCAAGCCAACCCGACGTGACCGTCGGGCTCAGTCAGGTCGGCGTGACCGGGGTCGAGAAACTCGTCAAACTCGACCGGAACGGGCAGCGCCCGATCGTGCTGATGGCGGAGTTCGAAGTGTTCGTCGACCTGCCCAGCGGCCGCAAGGGGATCGACATGAGCCGGAACATGCAGGTGATCGACGAGACTCTAGAGGCGGCCGTCTCGGAACCGTCCTACCGCGTCGAGGAGGTGTGTGGCGACGTGGCCGAACGCCTCCTCGAGAAACACGAGTACACCTCGACCGCCGAGGTCCGGATGGAGGCCGACTACGTCACCCGCGAGCAGACGCCAGCGTCGGGGCTCGACACTCAGAACACCGCGACGATCATCGCGGGGGCCGTCGCCACCGAGGAGGGGACCAGGGAAGAGATCGGTGCACGCGTCACCGGGATGACGGTCTGCCCCTGTTCGCAGGGGATGTCGGAGTCGCGGGCCCGCGAGACGCTCGCCAGCCTCGGCGTCGACGACGAGACGACCGAGGCGTTCCTCGACGAGGTGCCCCAACCGGGTCACTCCCAGCGGGGTCACGCGACGCTGACGATCACGAGCGAGGGCTCGCCCGACGTGGACCTCCGGGACGTGATCGACGTGGCTCGCGACGCGATGAGCGCCCGCATCTACAACCTCGCGAAGCGCCCCGACGAGGACCACATGACCTACCACGCCCACGCCAACGCGAAGTTCGTCGAGGACTGCGTGCGGTCGCTCGCCGAGTCCGTCGTCGAGGAGTTCGACCACCTCGCCGACGACACCGTGATCCACATGAAGCAGTCGAACGACGAGTCGATCCACCAGCACAACGCCCACGCGGAACGCGAACTCTCCCTGGAGGCGCTCCGAGAAGAAGTCGGATTCGAGGGGTAA